The Aestuariibaculum lutulentum genome segment TACAGGAAGATTTTAACCTGTTAACTAAAGGAAGACGCTCGCAACCAATTCCATCAAGTTGCAACATTATTGCAGCTGAAAATATATTTATTGAAGAAGGGGCTAAGCTTGAGTTTGTAACCCTAAACGCGAGTAGCGGACCAATTTATATTAGTAAAGACGCCGAAATAATGGAAGGGTCTTTAATTCGCGGACCTTTCTCGTTAGGGCAATCTTCTACAGTTAAAATGGGAGCTAAAATTTATGGGCCAACCACGGTAGGGCCTAGCAGTACAGTTGGAGGAGAGGTTAAGAACTCTGTTATTTTTGGGTATTCCAATAAAGGTCATGAAGGGTATTTAGGGAATTCTGTATTGGGGGAGTGGTGTAATTTAGGGGCCGATACCAATAATTCTAACCTTAAAAATAATTACGCTGAAGTTAGACTATGGAATTATGAAACCGAAGGTTTTGCAAGAACAGGATTGCAGTTTTGTGGTTTAATGATGGGAGATCACAGTAAATGTGGTATCAATACCATGTTTAATACAGGTACAGTAGTTGGGGTAAGTGCTAATATTTTTGGAAGTGGATTCCCAAGAAATTTTGTGCCAAGTTATAGTTGGGGTGGAAGCGCCGGATTTACAACCTACACAACCAAAAAGGCTTTTGAAGTGATGGAAGTGGTCATGTCTAGACGTAATTTGTCTTTAACAGAGCAGGATAAGGCTATTTTTGAACACATTTTTGAAGAAACAGCGAAGTACAGACGTCAATAGATTTTTCAGGAGAATTAAAAATCATTTTCTATATTTGAGAGAAATACCTTATTTTTAAAGGTGTTTCTCTTTTTTATTTAATTCTATCTGTTACTTATGTTAGGTATCTTTTTTATTTATTTTATCGGCAAAAAGTTTTATGAATTAGCCGGTCGGTACAATCAGAATCAATGGTTGTTTGCTATTTTGAGTATTGTTGTGTATTACGCCTCAATGGTACTTTTTGTAATCGGATTAGTTATTCTTGATGAATTTGTATTCAACTGGTATATTGATTGGGATAATAATTCGTCTATAAGCTATTTAGGGATACCTGTTGGTTTGCTAACGCTTTATGGATTTTATAAATTCTTAGAATCTCGTTGGAAAAATAATGTTGTAATTATAAAGGATGAAATTCAGGATATAGGCAAAAGCATTGATAATTAATCGTGCTTTACTTTTTTTGCCTGTTTTAAGTTTAATAAATTGATTGGGTTAATGCCTAAATCCATTACATTTTTTCTGGTAAATCTAACAACTTCGTCATAAAACATAACAACTACCGGGGCTTGTTGCATGACCAAGCTATCCATTTTAGTGTACAGCTGTTTTCGGTTTTCGGTATTTGTTTCTTTAAAAGCCTGTTCGTATAAAGTATCGAATGATTCACTTTTAAAGTGCGTATAATTTGGTCCGTTGGGAGCAAAGTTTTTACTGTAAAATAGCGATAAGTAATTTTCTGCATCAGGATAATCGGCCACCCAACTGGCTCTAAACATATCTAATTTCCCATTTGCTTTAGCGTCTTTTAGAGTAGCCGCAGGAATAACATCAACATGAACCTGTAATCCTGTTTTTTGAATTTCCCGCTGAATATATTCACAAAAACTTAAATAGTTGCTGGTTGTTGTGATGGTAATTTCAGGGTTTTCTATACCGGTTTCAGCTTTAAATTTAGTAACCAGATCTTTGGCTTTTTCGGGTTGGTAAGTAAATCCGATATTATCATTGTAGCCAGGTAAGCCTTTTGGGATAAATCCACCGTTTGCCGGAATACCAATGCCATTACGCAGGTAAATCATCATTTTATTTCTGTCAAAACCATAATTTACCGCTTTTCTGATGTATTCAGACTGTATTTCAGTAACTTCAGCATCCATATAGAACGCTAAATATTCAGTGTTTAAATAGGGGCCACGAATCATATTAACCTCAGATTTATACAAATCTCGTAACTTCCCGTCGGCAGTCAGTATTTCATCTTTGTACGACGCATCCAATCCCGAAACGAAATCAATGTTTCCTTGAGCAAATTGTAAAAATTCACTTTGCTTGTCCGGTAAAAACGTAATGGCTATAGCTTCAAGATACGGTAGTTTATTTCCGTTTGTATCTTTTTCAAAATAGTTTTCGTTCTTTCTGAATACCAGTTTTATATTTTCCTCCCAGCGTTTGAATTTAAAAGGTCCGGTGCCTATGGGGTTAGATCTGAAATCGCTACCATAAAATTCTACAATTTCTTTAGGCACCACGCTACAGTATTTCATGGTTAGTAGACCAAGAAAGGCAGGAAATGGTTGTTTTAAGGTTATTTGAAAAAGGGTGTCATTAACAGCTTTAAAGTTGTTGACTTTATTTAAAACCCAGCTTCCCGGAGAAGCAACTTGTTTGTCAAGTAATCTGTTCAGGCTATATTCAAAATCTGCTGCAGTAACAGTTCTTATGGAATCTTTTCCGAAGCGTTCGTGTTTATGAAACCTAACATCGTTACGAAGTGAGAAGTTGTAAGTTAAGGCATCTTCAGAAATGGTCCAGCTTTTTGCAATACAAGGTAATACCTGCATGTCGTCATCCATTTGAACTAACCCGTTAAAAAGTTGATTAGTAGCCCAGATATCGGCAATGTCTTTTGAAAAGGCAGGGTCTAAAGAACCAATGTTTTTGTGTTCGTTATATTTAAAAACTAAATGATCTCGATTGTTTTTTTGTTTAGAATCACATGAAAAGCATAAAAGAATTGCTGTAAAACAATTTAATAAAACGAAAATACGAGTTTGTTTTTTTTTCACATTGGTAGTATTAAGGTGTTTCAAAAATAGCAGTTTTGTGTTCTATATCTAAATTATTTTTAAGGTTTCATTGATGATTTTAGTGACTTTTTAAGAAAATGTGTGTCCTAATTAATGGTTAAGCAAATTTGCTATTATTGGCAAATCCTATTTTCAAGTCTCTCACTGTGGACTTATAATTTATGTTATGTCCTGAAATTCGGAGCGTTTCGATTAGAAACGCTCTTTTTTTCTTATCTTTGCACGTTTTTAAAAAGGTTATGGATTCAAGAAAGAAGGTAGCATTTTATACGTTAGGCTGTAAACTTAATTTTTCGGAAACTTCAACAATTGCAAGAAGTTTTTCTGAAGAAGGGTTCGATCGTGTGGATTTTTCTGAAAATGCAGATATATATGTGATAAATACGTGTTCGGTAACTGAAAATGCCGATAAGCGTTTTAAAAGTATCGTGAAGCAGGCACAGAAGATAAACCCAGATGCTTTTGTTGCTGCCGTAGGATGTTATGCCCAATTGAAACCTCAGGAATTAGCCGATGTAGATGGGGTAGATTTGGTTTTAGGAGCTACAGAAAAATTTAAAATCACCGATTATCTTAACGATTTAACTAAGAACGATTTAGGGGAAGTGCATTCCTGTGAGATTGAAGAAGCCGATTTTTATGTAGGTAGTTATTCTATTGGAGACAGAACACGTGCCTTTTTAAAAGTTCAGGATGGTTGTGATTACAAGTGTACTTATTGTACAATTCCTTTAGCACGTGGTATTTCCAGAAGTGACACTATGGAAAATGTGCTTAAAAACGCCAGAGAAATTTCAGCTCAAAATATTAAAGAAATCGTTTTAACAGGTGTAAATATTGGTGATTACGGAAAAGGAGAATTTGGTAATAAAAAACACGAGCATACCTTTTTAGATCTGGTTACCGAACTGGATAAAGTAGATGGTATTGAGCGTTTACGAATTTCATCTATCGAACCTAACTTATTGAAAAACGAAACAATTGATTTGGTTTCAAAATCCAGAGCTTTTGTGCCGCATTTTCACGTGCCATTACAAAGCGGAAGTAACGATATACTAAGGAAAATGAAGCGCCGTTACATGCGTGAGTTATATGTAGATCGTGTTTCAAAAATCAAAGAAGTGATGCCGCACGCCTGTATTGGGGTTGATGTTATTGTTGGTTTTCCAGGGGAAACAGATGAACATTTCTTAGAAACCTATAACTTTTTAAATGAACTGGATATTTCATACCTGCATGTGTTTACGTATTCAGAGCGTGATAATACGGAGGCAGCCGAAATGGATGGCGTGGTAGCTAATAATGTACGTTCTAAGCGTAGTAAAATGTTACGAGGTTTATCGGTTAAAAAGCGTCGTGCATTTTATGAAAGTCAGATAGGAACCACGAGAACTGTGCTTTTTGAAGGTGAAAATAAAGAGGGCTATATTCACGGATTTACAGAAAATTACGTAAAAGTAAAAGCGCCTTGGAATCCGGAATTGGTCAATACTCTACACGAAGTGAAGTTAACCAAAATTGATACAGATGGCTTGGTAAGGTTTGAATTTACCAACGAATTGGCAGTTTAATGTTTAGTTAATCTGAAAAAACAGACAACTCAACTGTTTTTTTCTGTAGTTTGGGCGTTTACCATATATTTTAGCGCATGTAATGTCCCAAATTATATGAAATCATTGATTCCGATACTATTTATATTTCTTGCATTATTTACAAGCTGTAACACAGAGTCTGTAGATGTTAACGACAATGCTGTTGAAGGAACTTGGAAGTTAACCTCCTGGACCGTTGGTATTCCTGTCGATTTAAATGAAGATTCTGTTTTCAGTGCTAATCTTATAGAAGAGGTTTCTTGTGAGAGTTTGGAAACATTAACGTTTTCTGTTGACGGAACTGTGGTGTCAAATTTAACTTTTAACCCGAGTGTTATGATTAGCCTGAACGAAACTTTAGGTGTATATGTATATCAGGTGCAGTGTGATAATGAAGGTTCTATAGGTTTCGCTGCGTCATATGAGCATAAGGGCTCAAGTGTTTTTATTAATGAACGAGAAGCGGTTGTTAGTGGTAATACATTAACAATGATTTATAAAAATGCTCAGAAGATTCACAATATTGCTAAAACCGATATTTTAGAAACAAAAGATATTACGTTGGTTTATACAAGACTTTAAGAATCAAATTAGATATAAAGAAAAATCCAAAACCTTAAAGTTTTGGATTTTTTTATGTTTTAAATTTTAAAAATTAAATTCTAACACCAACCGGCAGCATGCGCTTGTATTTTCGGTTGCTTCTCACAAACTTAGCTATTTCAGGACTTGTAGGAACAACGCTTAAATTGCGTTCTTCAATTGATTTAAACACAGCTTCTAAAAATTCTTTCCTGAATTCATCATCTTTAATCTGTTCAGGAATGATAAGCTTGGTTAAAAAAATTTTTCGTTCTTGAAGTGAGTACTCAATCTTAGCTAAGTGGCTATCAATTTTCAGTTCAAACTGACGTAAAAAATCATTGTCTACTAATTCTGCGGCATCAATCATGATTGTTTTTATTTCTTAGGAATCGTTAAAAAAGTGGGTGCTATTTGTATAACTTTGTTTTGCAAGTTACGAAAAATAATCCTTAAAGGAAAGTAAATGGCGTCTTAATGCCTTGCTGTATAAATGTTTAGTGTTTGTACGTTTGAGGATTTTAAAATAGATAAAGTATATTTAACTATGGCAACAGAAACTATACATGTATATTTTATGCCGGGTATGGCGGCAAGCCCTAAAATTTTTGAGTATATCAAATTTCCAGAGCCGCAATTTAAACTTCACTTTTTAGAGTGGATAATGCCAGAAAGAGAGGAATCGATTAACGATTATGCCTTACGTATATGTGAACATATAGAATTTGACAATGTTGTTTTGGTTGGCGTGTCTTTTGGTGGTGTATTGGTGCAGGAGATGAGTAAGCATATTTCGGTTAGAAAACTAATTATTGTATCGAGTGTTAAACAACAGAATGAAATACCAAGGCAAATGCTTATAGCAAAGGCTACTATGGCTTATAAATTAGTGCCTACACAATTAGCAAGTAAAATTGACGTTGTTGCTAAATATGCTTTTGGCAATAATGTGACCAAGCGTTTGGATTTATATAAGAAATACCTGTCGGTAAACGATAGCAAATATTTAAGCTGGGCTATAGAACAGATGGTATGTTGGAGTCAAACAATTGTTCCTGAGGGTTTGGTTCATATCCATGGTGATAACGATTCTGTATTTCCAATTAAAAATATTAAAAATTGTATAATTATAAAGGGAGGAACCCATATTATGATTATCAATAAATATAAATGGTTCAATGAAAATTTGCCACAGATTATTTTAGAAGCATAATCAATTTTATTACCTTTAGAGAAAAACTTTTTAGCGATGAAGATTATAGAGAAAGCCTTGGCGTTTGTGGGATTATTAAGTTTATGTGCGTTATTTATTTATGCTCTGCAAGACGCGCCAACAGATGAAAATTTTGAGAAGAAATTGATAAACGATTATAACGTTTATGCCATTCAGGTGCCAGACGATTTAGAGTTTTCAGGAGAACCTTTGCCATTAAAAAATCCTGATATTTTAGAGCGTATGGATAGAGAGTTGTTGGTTAACACGTATTGGCAATCTAACGGGTTGTTAATGTTTAAGCGTGCCAATAAATATTTTCCGGTAATCGAGCCTATTTTAAAGAAGAATGGTATCCCCGATGATTTTAAATATTTGGCTGTGATAGAAAGTGGCTTAACCAATGTCGTGTCTCCTGCAGGAGCAAGAGGTGTTTGGCAAATTATGCCAGCAACAGCAAAGGAGAATGGATTAGAAGTTAATGATAATGTTGATGAGCGTTATAATCTTGAAAAATCTACTGAAGTTGCTTGTAAGTATTTATTGGATGCAAAAAAAAATTTAGGAAGCTGGACATTGGCAGCAGCGGCTTACAATGCAGGTAATGCTGGTGTGGCAAGACGTTTAAAAGAGCAAAATGTAACAGATTATTACGATTTACTTTTAGGGGAAGAAACAGGGCGTTATTTGTTTAGAATCGTTGCGTTGAAAGAAATTTTATCTCACCCTGCGAAATACGGATTCAACTTTAGAGAAAAAGATTTATATCAGGAAGTGCCTACCTATAAAGTGAAAGTTGATTCAGCAGTAACCGACTTTACTAAGTTTGCTGAAGGTTTTGGTATTAATTACAAGATATTGAAATTACACAACCCTTGGTTGAGAGAACCACACCTGAATAACAAGTCTCGAAAAATGTATGAGATTGATATTCCAAAAGAAGGGTATTACAATTAAGATTAATAATGTATAGATATAAAAAAAGCACATCATTTAGATGTGCTTTTTTTATATCCTATTTAGAAGGAAATTATCCTCTTCTTTTTTGTGCTCTAAGCGATCCGCCAGCACCATAATGTTGACTTGGTCCTTGTGCGCGCTTCATATTATCTTTCATCATTTTAATTTGATCGGCAAGCATGCCTTGTTTATCTAATTTAGAAGCTTCGCTCAATAATTTCTGAGCTTCCTGCTTTCTGCGTTTAGAAAAAGCAATTCCAGCTAAATTTAATTTAGCCATAGCTAAGTCATGATCCATAGATAATCCTAAAGTTACCGCTTTCTTAAAGAATTTTTCAGCTTCATTAACATTAGACTGCGATACCATTAAACCGTGTAGGTAGTTGTAGTAACCCTGTTGTTTTTTTACTAAAGCACTTTCAGGGTTTTTAATTTTATCTAACCATTTTTTAGCACCATCAAAATCCTGTTTACGTAATCTTAAAAATGCCAGTAAAATAAATTCGTTTTTAAAATATAAGAATACAAATATTAAAGATAGTAGTATAAGCATAATACCATTACCAATATTATTCTCAACAAATTGATAAATAGCATACCCGAAAATTGCGATCGCTATGATAAGTTTTATAATTTTATTGTACATTTTTATTAGGTTTGTAGTGTTTAATAGGCTTTTTAAAACCTGGTTACCTTTATTCGATTTGCAAATAAACTAAAATTTTATCAAAATAGAATAAAAGATAATTAACAAAAAGCGGGCGATTATCCTAAATAAATAGGCTTATGAAGGGCTCGAAAACGTATCAAAAAATTATTTCAAAATATTTTTTTAAATAACGTTTGTCAATGTGAAAAGTCTTTGTATATTTGCGCTCAGTTTTGGAGGAACCCAAAGAAATAATAATTAAGTACAATTCAGATTTTTAAAGATACAAGATAATGAGTAAAAGAACATTTCAGCCATCGAAAAGAAAGAGAAGAAACAAACATGGCTTTAGAGAAAGAATGGCTTCTGCTAATGGAAGAAAAGTACTTGCTCGCAGAAGAGCTAAGGGAAGAAAAAAATTGTCTGTATCGACTGAATCTAGACATAAAAAATAATGATATTATATTGTTATAATATAAAGGTGTTGCTTTAGTGTAACGCCTTTTTTTATGCATACTTATCACTTACTACAGTAACATACATAATTAGAATACATAAACAGGAAAAATGCCTAAAAATTCAAAACTTAAATCGATATTAATAATTGGCTCGGGTCCTATCGTTATAGGACAGGCATGTGAATTTGATTATTCTGGAACTCAAGCTCTAAGATCTCTTAGAGAAGATGGAATTGAAACAATATTAATCAATTCTAACCCAGCAACAATCATGACAGATCCTTCTATGGCAGATCATGTTTACTTGCTACCGCTAACAACCAAGTCTATTATTAAAATCTTAAAAGAACATCCGCAAATTGATGCTGTTTTACCAACAATGGGAGGACAAACAGCGTTAAACTTATGTATTGAAGCAGATGAAAAAGGAATCTGGAAAGATTTTGGAGTAGACATTATTGGTGTTGATATCGATGCTATTAATATTACCGAAGACAGAGAGCAGTTCCGTGAATTAATGGAGAAGATTGGAGTAAAAATGGCTCCTCAGGCAACTGCAACCTCATTTTTAGAAGGAAAGAAAATTGCACAGGAATTTGGTTTCCCATTATGTATCCGTTCGTCGTTCACTTTAGGTGGAGCAGGAGCAGCTATCGTATATGATGAGGCTGATTATGATGAATTATTAACTCGCGGATTAGAAATATCTCCTATCCATGAGGTAATGATTGATAAAGCAATGATGGGATGGAAAGAGTACGAGTTAGAGCTTTTAAGAGATGCTAACGATAACGTAGTTATTATCTGTTCTATCGAAAATATGGACCCAATGGGAATCCACACTGGAGATTCTATCACCGTTGCTCCGGCAATGACTTTAAGTGATAGTACATTCCAGAAAATGCGTGATATGGCTATCTTAATGATGCGTAGTATTGGTGACTTCGCTGGTGGATGTAACGTACAGTTCGCAGTATCGCCAGACGATCAGGAAGATATTATCGCTATCGAGATTAACCCTCGTGTATCTCGTTCTTCGGCTTTAGCAAGTAAAGCAACTGGATATCCAATTGCTAAAATTGCTGCGAAATTAGCTATCGGTTACCACTTAGATGAATTACAAAACCAAATTACAAAATCTACTTCAGCTTTATTCGAGCCTACTTTAGATTACGTAATCGTTAAAATACCACGTTGGAACTTCGATAAGTTTGAAGGATCAGACAGAACTTTAGGTCTTCAAATGAAGTCTGTAGGTGAGGTTATGGGTATTGGTCGTTCTTTCCAAGAAGCACTTCATAAAGCAACACAATCTTTAGAGATTAAGCGTAATGGTTTAGGTGCCGATGGTAAAGAGAACAAAAACTACGATCAAATTATCGAGAAATTAACCTATGCGTCTTGGGATCGTGTATTCACTATTTACGATGCCATCGCTATGGGTATTCCGTTAAGCAGAATCCACGAAATCACTAAGATTGATATGTGGTTCTTAAAACAATACGAAGAGTTATTCTTATTACAAAAAGAAATTTCTACGTATACAATTGATACATTAAATAAAGAACTTTTACTTGAAGCTAAACAAAAAGGTTACGGTGACAGACAGATTGCTCACATGTTAGGTTGTTTAGAAAGTGAAGTTTATAATAAACGTGAAGAATTAGGTATTAACCGTGTTTACAAATTAGTAGATACATGTGCTGCCGAGTTTAAAGCACAAACACCTTACTATTACTCAACATTTGAGAGTGATATGGAAACTGCAGACGGAAAGCGTTATGCAGATAACGAAAGTGTGGTGTCTGATAAAAAGAAAATCATTGTATTGGGTTCAGGACCAAACCGTATCGGGCAAGGTATCGAGTTCGATTACTGTTGTGTGCACGGGGTGTTAGCTGCAGCTGAAGCGGGTTATGAAACCATCATGATTAACTGTAATCCAGAAACGGTTTCAACCGATTTTGATACAGCAGATAAATTATACTTCGAGCCGGTATTCTGGGAGCACATTTACGACATCATCAAACATGAAAAGCCAGAAGGTGTTATTGTTCAGTTAGGTGGTCAGACCGCTTTAAAACTTGCTGAAAAATTAGACCGTTACGGTATTAAAATCATCGGAACAAGCTACGAAGCTTTAGATTTAGCTGAAGACAGAGGAAGTTTCTCAACCTTATTAAAAGAGAACAACATTCCTTACCCAGAATTCGATACTGCCGAGTCTGCTGAAGAAGCTTTAAAAGTTGCTGATAAATTAGATTTCCCAATCCTTGTAAGACCATCTTATGTATTAGGAGGACAAGGAATGAAAATTGTAATCAACAAAGAAGAGCTTGAAAAGCACGTGGTTGATTTATTAAGAACAATCCCTAACAACAAATTGTTACTTGACCACTATTTAGATGGTGCGATTGAAGCTGAAGCTGACGCAATTTGTGATGGAGAAGATGTTTACATCATCGGTATCATGGAGCACATCGAGCCTTGTGGAATTCACTCAGGTGATAGTAATGCAACATTACCTCCGTTCAACTTAGGAGATTTGGTAATGCAGCAAATTAAAGATCACACGAAGAAAATTGCATTAGCTTTAAATACTGTTGGTTTAATTAACATTCAGTTTGCAATAAAAGACGATGTGGTTTACATTATTGAAGCAAACCCAAGAGCATCTAGAACGGTACCATTTATCGCTAAAGCTTACGGTGAGCCTTACGTAAACTACGCTACTAAAGTCATGTTAGGAGATAAGAAAGTTAAAGATTTCAACTTTAATCCTCAATTAGAAGGATACGCGATTAAGCAACCGGTATTCTCTTTCAACAAATTCCCGAAAGTAAATAAACAATTAGGGCCAGAGATGAAGAGTACAGGAGAAAGTATCTTATTTATTGAGAGCTTAAAAGACGATGAGTTTTACGATTTATACTCAAGACGTAAAATGTATTTGAGTAAATAATCTTGAATTAAACACATGAAAAAGCCGCTTTTAAAGCGGCTTTTTTTATTTCTTATATAAGGTTTGTCGTTCCTTATCTTCTTCAACTTTTGTTATAAAATATTTGGTGTCCCCCAACCAAAAGAAAGTTCGGTAACGTTCAAAATAGGTGAGTCTAACAAAACGACCTTGATATTTTTGTAGGTCTTCGATAATTTTTTTGTTGCCTTTCTCCACCGAAAAAGCAAAGCGTTGCTCTTCTGAAACCCCCTGACTTAATTCGCCTTCCCAGGTTTTTGTAAACATACCTTTGTTACTAAATTTAATTAAATCTCCTGAGCGAACACCCTCGCTGTAGGGAACATAATAAACAAAGCAAAAATATCCAATCGTTATAATAACAATGGCAGCAATCAATTTATAAAGAAATTTTTTCATAGTAAAGATTTGATATAGGCTAAAGATAATAAAATCCTAATTACTTTTTTGTAAGTTTAAAATTGAAAACTACATCTATCGTTTCAGCTATTTTGTTACTAACTATTTTCGGAATTTCAATATCAAAATCGGAAGCATAAGCCTTAAAAGCGCCAGAAATTTCAAGAATGTCATTTACTTTTGAAATAACAATAGGAACCTTTTTTAAGGTTTTGCTTTTGCCATGAAAGCTGATTTCTCCACTAATGGTTGGCGCTGTATTTTGTTTTATATCTGGAAAATTAAAGGCATCAATACGACCCTTAAAGGTTGCCTTTGGGTAGGTGTCTGATTCAGCATAGTTTTCATTAAAGTGTTCTTCCATTAAGGCATTTTTAAACCGGAAACCTTTTACAAGAACTAGCGCTGCAAATTCACCATTTTCTGCATTTAGAATAGCAGTTACGGAATGGTTTGTGGCTTTAACCTCTTCAAAGGAAGGCACTGAAGCTTCGAAGGCAACCGTGCCTGTTTTGGTTAAATATTTATCCTGAGCAAAGACATTTAAGCTGATAAATGAGATGCAATAGAGTAGATATTTCATTGTGTAATTTTAAGGTTTTAATTAAAACATTCTGTCAAATCCCAGATTAATTTTCCAGTAAACCATCATCTTTCCATTTTTGAATCAGGTTTTTTTGGGTTGTAGATAAGGTGCCATTAACTGGCATTTTCCCGGCTCCGGTTCTATTAATGCGATCTAGAATTGCATCAATATAACTAGATACCTGTGCATAGGTAGTTAAGGACATTGGAGCGTTATTTGAAAGAGTTGAGCCATGACAGGATGTACAATTACTTGATATTATGCTTTTAATATCGGCATTGTAGGTCACTTTTTCAGTAGGTGTTGGATCCGGGTCAGGATCTGGTTGTGCCGTCATATCGTCGTCACTACTACTCGAGCAGTTAAAAACAAAAAGCGTTATCGCTAAGCCGTAAAAAATAGATTTGAAATTCATAGTAGAGAGTTTAAAGTTATTTAGTTTTCCAGTAATCCATCAGTTTCCCATTTTTCAATGAGATCGATAAGGTTCTGTGGTAATTTAGGAGCACCAAATGGCATTTGTGCTCCTGGACCATTACCATTAATCTTGCTAATTAAATTATTGTTCTGTACTGCAGATTTTACATTGGTATAAGTAACTAATGATATGCTAGCGCCACTATTAGGAGTACTTGCATGACAAGAGATGCAATTATTATCAATAACAGTTTTTATATCATCATTGTAAGTTACAAGATTAGGTAGAGGTGTTGTTTCAATT includes the following:
- a CDS encoding 6-phosphogluconate dehydrogenase gives rise to the protein MKKFLYKLIAAIVIITIGYFCFVYYVPYSEGVRSGDLIKFSNKGMFTKTWEGELSQGVSEEQRFAFSVEKGNKKIIEDLQKYQGRFVRLTYFERYRTFFWLGDTKYFITKVEEDKERQTLYKK
- the carB gene encoding carbamoyl-phosphate synthase large subunit, encoding MPKNSKLKSILIIGSGPIVIGQACEFDYSGTQALRSLREDGIETILINSNPATIMTDPSMADHVYLLPLTTKSIIKILKEHPQIDAVLPTMGGQTALNLCIEADEKGIWKDFGVDIIGVDIDAINITEDREQFRELMEKIGVKMAPQATATSFLEGKKIAQEFGFPLCIRSSFTLGGAGAAIVYDEADYDELLTRGLEISPIHEVMIDKAMMGWKEYELELLRDANDNVVIICSIENMDPMGIHTGDSITVAPAMTLSDSTFQKMRDMAILMMRSIGDFAGGCNVQFAVSPDDQEDIIAIEINPRVSRSSALASKATGYPIAKIAAKLAIGYHLDELQNQITKSTSALFEPTLDYVIVKIPRWNFDKFEGSDRTLGLQMKSVGEVMGIGRSFQEALHKATQSLEIKRNGLGADGKENKNYDQIIEKLTYASWDRVFTIYDAIAMGIPLSRIHEITKIDMWFLKQYEELFLLQKEISTYTIDTLNKELLLEAKQKGYGDRQIAHMLGCLESEVYNKREELGINRVYKLVDTCAAEFKAQTPYYYSTFESDMETADGKRYADNESVVSDKKKIIVLGSGPNRIGQGIEFDYCCVHGVLAAAEAGYETIMINCNPETVSTDFDTADKLYFEPVFWEHIYDIIKHEKPEGVIVQLGGQTALKLAEKLDRYGIKIIGTSYEALDLAEDRGSFSTLLKENNIPYPEFDTAESAEEALKVADKLDFPILVRPSYVLGGQGMKIVINKEELEKHVVDLLRTIPNNKLLLDHYLDGAIEAEADAICDGEDVYIIGIMEHIEPCGIHSGDSNATLPPFNLGDLVMQQIKDHTKKIALALNTVGLINIQFAIKDDVVYIIEANPRASRTVPFIAKAYGEPYVNYATKVMLGDKKVKDFNFNPQLEGYAIKQPVFSFNKFPKVNKQLGPEMKSTGESILFIESLKDDEFYDLYSRRKMYLSK
- a CDS encoding YceI family protein, yielding MKYLLYCISFISLNVFAQDKYLTKTGTVAFEASVPSFEEVKATNHSVTAILNAENGEFAALVLVKGFRFKNALMEEHFNENYAESDTYPKATFKGRIDAFNFPDIKQNTAPTISGEISFHGKSKTLKKVPIVISKVNDILEISGAFKAYASDFDIEIPKIVSNKIAETIDVVFNFKLTKK